The nucleotide window ACGGGCTCCGGCGCCATCGCCCTGGCACTCGCCACCGAGGGCCCGTTCGAGCGCGTGGTGGCGACCGACGTGGAGCCCGGCGCCCTGGAAGCGGCCCGCGCCAACCACGCCCTCGCCGCCCCCGATGCGCCCGTGGAGTTCCGCCTGGGCGACGGGCTGGCCCCCCTGGCCGGCGAGCGCTTCGACGCCCTCGTCTCCAACCCCCCCTATGTCGCCAACGCCGAGCGCGCTTCGCTCGACACCGAGGTGCGCGACTGGGAGCCGGCCTCCGCGCTCTTCGCCGGCGAGGACGGGCTGGAGGTGATCCGCCGATTGGTGGCCGGCGCTCCGGGTGTGCTCCGCCCCGGTGGGCTTCTGGCGCTGGAGATCGGCGTCGATCAGGGCGCCGCAGTGGCGGAGCTGGTGCGCGCGGCGGGGGGCTTCGGCGTCCCGCGCGTGGAAAAGGATCTCGCCGGGCGCGACCGCATCGTCCTGGCCGAGCTGGAAACTTCAACGGAGCAGCACGGATGGAAATGATCTGGGAGAAGGCGCGCGAAGTCGGCCGCCTGGTGGCGCAGAGCGACCAGTACAAGGCGTTCAAGCGCGCCAACACGCAGATGTCGGATGATCGCGAGCTGGTGGCGAGCCTCAACCGGCTCAACGAGCTGCAGATGGGCTTCGCCCGCGCGATGGAGGAGGGGACCGAGCCGCCCGTGGAGGAGCAGGAGGAGTTCGAGCGGCTCGCCGGCACGGTGCAGGTCTCGCCCGTGTACCAGAGCTACGCCTCCGCGCAGGCCAACTTCGACCGCCTGATGGTCCGCATCCAGGAAGAGATCGCCAAGGGCGTCGAGGCCGGGGAGCAGAGCCGCATCATCCTCCCGTCCTGAGCCTCGCGGCCTGATGAAGTTCCAGCCCAGCGCGCTCCGCCCCCTCATCGCGCCGCTCATCGAGCGGCCGATGGGCGCGCTCGGACGCATGGGGGTGAACCCGAACGTGGTGACCACCATCGGCTTCCTGGTCACCTGCTCGGCCGGTCTCTCGTACTTCATGGGGGGCATACGGCTGGGCGGGGCGCTGGTGCTGCTGGGCGGGCTGCTGGACATCGTGGACGGCGCCATCGCGCGCGGCGCAGGCCTCGCCACCAAGTTCGGCTCGTTCTACGACTCCACGCTGGACCGCGCCGCCGAAGTGGTCGTCCTCATCGGCGTGATGTCGCTGTACCTGGGCCCCGGCCGCAACATCGGCGAGCCCTGGATGGTATACGTGGTGGTGCTGGCGCTGGCCGGCTCGCTGATGGTGTCGTACACGCGCGCCCGCGCCGAGGGGCTGGGGATCGACCTCAAGGTGGGGCTGATGCAGCGCGCCGAGCGGATCATCCTGCTGGGCGGCTCCACCATGATCTTCGGGTCGTGGCGGCAGGGGCTCGTGCTGACCTGCGTGATCTGGGCGATGGCCATCCTCACCAACGCCACGGCGATGTACCGCATCTACTGGGTGTACCGTCACCTGCAAACTCCGGCGGCCCCCGCTTCCACGCGGCCGCACCGGACTTCCACACCCGCCAACAGGTAGCGATATCGTGCGCACCGAACAGTACACGCCGCGCCCCGCCGAGGGGCGCCTCGGGATTCTCCTCCCCGGCCTCGGGGCGGTCTCCACCACCCTGATCGCCGGCGTGGAGCTGGCCCGCCGCGGTCTGAGCCGCCCCATCGGCTCGGTCACCCAGATGGGCACCATCCGCCTGGGGAAGCGCACCGAGGGCCGCCACCCGCTGATCAAGGACTTTGTCCCCCTCGCCGGGCTGGACGACATCGTCTTTGGCGCCTGGGACCCGTTCCCGCAGGACGCCTACGAGAGCGCGCTCAATGCGGGCGTGCTCAACAAGTGGGAGCACATCGAGCCGATCAAGGACTTCCTCCAGACGATCAAGCCGATGCCCGCGGCGTTCGACCAGCGCTACGTCAAGAAGCTGGAGGGGATCAACGTCAAGCCCGGCAAGAGCAAGCGCGCCTGGGCCGAGGCCCTGCGCGAGGACATCCGCCGCTTCAAGGAAGAGAAGGGGTGCGACCGCCTGGTAATGGTGTGGTGCGGCTCCACCGAGGTGTACATCCAGCCGGGTGAGATCCACCAGTCGCTGGAGGCGTTCGAGCGCGCCATCGACGAGGACCACGACCAGGTCGCGCCCTCCATGCTGTACGCCTACGCGGCGCTGATGGAGGGCGTCCCCTACGCCAACGGCGCGCCCAACCTGTCGGTCGACTTCCCGGCGATGGTGGAGCTGGCGCAGCAGAACGGCGTGCCCGTGGCCGGCAAGGACTTCAAGACGGGCCAGACGCTCATCAAGACGGTGCTCGCGCCCATGCTCAAGGCCCGCATGCTGGGGCTGGACGGCTGGTTCTCCACCAACATCCTGGGGAACCGCGACGGCGAGGTGCTGGACGACCCGGAGTCGTTCAAGACCAAGGAAGAGAGCAAGCTTTCGGTGCTGGAGCACATCCTTCAGCCGGAGCTGTACCCGGAGCTGTACCGCAACTTCTACCACAAGGTGCGGATCAACTACTACCCTCCCCGCGGCGACGCCAAGGAAGGGTGGGACAACATCGACATCCGCGGCTGGCTGGACTACCCGATGCAGATCAAGGTGGACTTCCTCTGCCGCGACAGCATCCTGGCCGCCCCCATCGTTCTGGACCTGGCGCTCTTCCTGGACCTGGCCTCGCGCAGCTCGCTGCACGGCATCCAGGAGTGGCTCTCGTTCTACCTCAAGAGCCCAATGACCGCCGAGGGCCTGTACCCGGAGCACGACCTCTTCATCCAGCAGATGAAGCTCAAGAACACCCTCCGCTGGCTGATGGGCGAGGAGCAGATCACCCACCTCGGCCTCGAGTACTACCTCGACAACGTGCAGGAGCTGGCGGCGGTCTGAACGTTGGTTGGTGATGTGAAAAGGGCCGCGCTCCCGGGGTGGGGGCGCGGCCCTTCTCCTTGTGTTGCTTTGAGCAAGTGGTGGTCGAATCTGTTCGTCAGGCTGCAGCGCTCCGCGGACCCCATTCGTTTAGCAATTGGTGACTCAGGGCCATAAGACGAGCTGCGGCGTCCTCGACGTCATCAGCCGCGAAACCATGAGCAACTCGGTTCCGGATCTCAAGTGCCTGCATAGCCTCGTCGAACTGAGCCATGGAGATTTCACCGTACGAATACAGGTGTTTCAGCAGCGCTGACGTCGCGAAACGCTCGATCGGCAGAAGGGCTCTTTCCGCCTGGTGCCGGAGGAGCCCCTCAAAGACTGCCCAGCTCGATAGGAGGGCTGCGGCACTCAGCCCAAGCTCAAGCAACTGACCCGCTGTCCTCGCGTGTTCTTTCAGTTCCTGCCAGGAGAGAAGCCGTTCGGCAGCCGCGGGAGTGTCCCCGATCTCCAGGTCTTCAGCGGTCACCAGAAGGAAGCGCCAGTTCGGGTGCTGTCCTACCTCTTCCGCCAGCTCGCGGACCCGTTCCACCGAGATGTGGTTGTTGCCGGTCTTGACTTCGATCAGGAAGTGCTCGTCGCCCTTTTCCGCGAGCAGATCCGGGCGGTAGCTGCCGAGATCAAAAGGCAGTTCGCCGGTGCTCGGCTCCACACGCACGCTATAACCCTGCTCCGCGTACCTGGCGGCGATCTCGGAGACCTTCCTGTCGTGGACGTCTCGTGTTTGGGTCCTCATAGCAGTTCCTCCAGGGGCTGCGCGTCACGCAGCCTTACGTAGACACATTCTCTTCCCGTAAGCAACCCCGTGAGAAGAAGTGGAGGAAGGCGCATTGGGTCAAAGCTGCCTGTGAGTAAGCGCCTGTGGCTTTCTACGGCGACGATCAAGCTGTCGTCCGACAACACGAGACCGACGAGTGCATCCTGGATCGGCTTGATGATATTGTCTACGTCTGCCGGCTGCACGCCAGACAGGTACACGAGCGTAAGATGCAACTCTCCCGTCTGGATCGGGGGGCGAACTCCCCAGGCCGTATTGGCCCGCCGGGCCACGAACTCCTTCCAGGTTCGCAAATTCGCCCGGTTCCCCTGAAGCGACATAGGGCGACGAAGAATCAGGAACTCGAGTTCCGTCACCCTTGATGCTCCCGCCCTGCCTCAATCCCCCGCGCCAGCATTTCGTCTCTCCCTCA belongs to Longimicrobium sp. and includes:
- the prmC gene encoding peptide chain release factor N(5)-glutamine methyltransferase, which codes for MNAPRVWTVMELLRWTAEFLGEKGFHNARLNGELLLSGVLGVKRLDLYLQFDRPLRPEELAEFKARLLRRAKREPLQYIEGEAHFRELRLRVDPRVLIPRPETEQLVQRVLEWAAGRPGLAAADVGTGSGAIALALATEGPFERVVATDVEPGALEAARANHALAAPDAPVEFRLGDGLAPLAGERFDALVSNPPYVANAERASLDTEVRDWEPASALFAGEDGLEVIRRLVAGAPGVLRPGGLLALEIGVDQGAAVAELVRAAGGFGVPRVEKDLAGRDRIVLAELETSTEQHGWK
- a CDS encoding YlbF family regulator — translated: MEMIWEKAREVGRLVAQSDQYKAFKRANTQMSDDRELVASLNRLNELQMGFARAMEEGTEPPVEEQEEFERLAGTVQVSPVYQSYASAQANFDRLMVRIQEEIAKGVEAGEQSRIILPS
- a CDS encoding CDP-alcohol phosphatidyltransferase family protein, translating into MKFQPSALRPLIAPLIERPMGALGRMGVNPNVVTTIGFLVTCSAGLSYFMGGIRLGGALVLLGGLLDIVDGAIARGAGLATKFGSFYDSTLDRAAEVVVLIGVMSLYLGPGRNIGEPWMVYVVVLALAGSLMVSYTRARAEGLGIDLKVGLMQRAERIILLGGSTMIFGSWRQGLVLTCVIWAMAILTNATAMYRIYWVYRHLQTPAAPASTRPHRTSTPANR
- a CDS encoding inositol-3-phosphate synthase → MRTEQYTPRPAEGRLGILLPGLGAVSTTLIAGVELARRGLSRPIGSVTQMGTIRLGKRTEGRHPLIKDFVPLAGLDDIVFGAWDPFPQDAYESALNAGVLNKWEHIEPIKDFLQTIKPMPAAFDQRYVKKLEGINVKPGKSKRAWAEALREDIRRFKEEKGCDRLVMVWCGSTEVYIQPGEIHQSLEAFERAIDEDHDQVAPSMLYAYAALMEGVPYANGAPNLSVDFPAMVELAQQNGVPVAGKDFKTGQTLIKTVLAPMLKARMLGLDGWFSTNILGNRDGEVLDDPESFKTKEESKLSVLEHILQPELYPELYRNFYHKVRINYYPPRGDAKEGWDNIDIRGWLDYPMQIKVDFLCRDSILAAPIVLDLALFLDLASRSSLHGIQEWLSFYLKSPMTAEGLYPEHDLFIQQMKLKNTLRWLMGEEQITHLGLEYYLDNVQELAAV
- a CDS encoding restriction endonuclease gives rise to the protein MRTQTRDVHDRKVSEIAARYAEQGYSVRVEPSTGELPFDLGSYRPDLLAEKGDEHFLIEVKTGNNHISVERVRELAEEVGQHPNWRFLLVTAEDLEIGDTPAAAERLLSWQELKEHARTAGQLLELGLSAAALLSSWAVFEGLLRHQAERALLPIERFATSALLKHLYSYGEISMAQFDEAMQALEIRNRVAHGFAADDVEDAAARLMALSHQLLNEWGPRSAAA
- a CDS encoding RusA family crossover junction endodeoxyribonuclease, whose product is MTELEFLILRRPMSLQGNRANLRTWKEFVARRANTAWGVRPPIQTGELHLTLVYLSGVQPADVDNIIKPIQDALVGLVLSDDSLIVAVESHRRLLTGSFDPMRLPPLLLTGLLTGRECVYVRLRDAQPLEELL